A region from the Tahibacter amnicola genome encodes:
- a CDS encoding alkaline phosphatase, with product MRTLRPAPLALALLLSACASQPTADRAGHPGADAAAGAIEVPSIARPSGETAAWWFTAGAATAHAHLGPKAPRARNVIVFLGDGMSIPTIAAAHILAGQLQGKDGESHRLSFETLPYTALSRTYETDSQTPDSAGTMSAIMTGAKTKSGFISIGQAAERADCASSKGQELVTAVELAEAAGMATGAVTTARITHATPAATYGHLPEREWEVDAAMPDAAKAQGCTDFARQLVEFPVGDGLDVALGGGRTAFIPASQRDPEHAGTSGQRKDERDLIAQWQQRDGAVYVWNKEQMAALESAPPRQVLGLFEPSHLLYEHDRATDKAGEPSLAEMTRTAITLLKRNPKGYFLMVEGGRIDHAHHAGNAYRALTDTIAFADAVKVAMDETSVSDTLIVVTADHAHTMSFAGYPVRGNPILGLVRGGSDFEGAGSDLAKDQLGLPYTTLSYANGPGYFGATDRQPAGPKKFPHGYTKASVATVRPDLSGVDTQAPDYLQEATLPMRSESHGGEDVAIFARGPGAYAFHGELEQNVIFHIIAQSAPVLRAQLCKMESCDKNGVPTRLPSYERLRGK from the coding sequence GTGAGAACTTTGCGTCCTGCGCCGCTGGCGCTCGCCCTGCTCCTTTCCGCCTGCGCCAGCCAGCCGACGGCCGATCGCGCCGGACACCCGGGTGCCGATGCCGCGGCCGGCGCGATCGAAGTGCCGTCGATTGCACGTCCGTCCGGCGAGACGGCCGCGTGGTGGTTCACCGCCGGGGCCGCCACCGCGCATGCCCATCTGGGCCCGAAGGCGCCGCGTGCCAGGAATGTGATCGTTTTCCTGGGCGACGGCATGAGCATTCCGACGATTGCCGCGGCGCACATCCTGGCGGGCCAGCTCCAGGGCAAGGACGGCGAAAGCCACCGCCTGTCGTTCGAAACCCTGCCGTACACCGCGCTGAGCCGGACCTACGAGACCGACTCGCAGACCCCGGATTCGGCCGGCACGATGAGCGCCATCATGACCGGCGCCAAGACGAAATCGGGCTTTATCAGCATTGGCCAGGCCGCCGAGCGGGCGGATTGTGCGTCGAGCAAAGGGCAGGAGCTGGTCACCGCGGTGGAGCTGGCCGAGGCCGCCGGCATGGCCACCGGCGCCGTCACGACAGCTCGCATCACCCATGCCACGCCGGCCGCCACCTATGGGCACCTGCCGGAGCGCGAATGGGAAGTCGACGCGGCCATGCCCGACGCAGCCAAGGCGCAGGGCTGCACCGATTTTGCGCGCCAGCTGGTGGAGTTTCCCGTCGGCGATGGCCTGGACGTCGCCCTGGGCGGCGGCCGCACCGCGTTCATCCCGGCGTCGCAACGCGACCCCGAGCATGCCGGCACCAGCGGGCAGCGCAAGGATGAACGCGACCTCATCGCCCAGTGGCAGCAACGCGACGGCGCGGTATATGTATGGAACAAGGAACAAATGGCAGCGCTGGAAAGCGCGCCGCCGCGCCAGGTGCTGGGCCTGTTTGAACCCTCGCATCTGCTCTATGAGCACGATCGCGCCACGGACAAGGCGGGCGAACCCAGCCTGGCCGAGATGACGCGCACGGCGATCACCTTGCTCAAGCGCAACCCGAAGGGATACTTCCTGATGGTCGAGGGCGGGCGCATCGACCACGCCCACCACGCCGGTAATGCCTATCGCGCACTGACCGACACCATCGCCTTCGCCGATGCGGTCAAGGTGGCGATGGACGAGACCTCCGTCAGCGATACCCTGATCGTGGTTACCGCCGACCACGCCCATACGATGAGCTTTGCCGGCTATCCGGTGCGCGGAAATCCCATTCTGGGCCTGGTACGCGGTGGCTCGGATTTCGAGGGTGCCGGCAGCGACCTGGCCAAGGACCAGCTCGGGCTGCCGTATACGACGCTCAGCTATGCCAATGGCCCGGGCTATTTCGGAGCGACCGACCGCCAGCCGGCGGGCCCGAAGAAATTCCCCCACGGCTACACCAAGGCGAGCGTGGCCACGGTCCGTCCGGATCTCTCTGGCGTCGATACGCAGGCACCGGACTACCTGCAGGAAGCCACCCTGCCCATGCGCAGCGAATCGCACGGCGGCGAGGACGTGGCCATCTTCGCGCGCGGCCCGGGTGCCTATGCCTTCCATGGCGAGCTGGAACAGAACGTCATCTTCCACATCATCGCGCAGAGCGCCCCGGTGTTGCGCGCGCAGCTGTGCAAAATGGAGTCCTGCGACAAGAACGGCGTGCCAACCCGGTTGCCGTCGTACGAACGGTTGCGCGGCAAGTAG